The Plectropomus leopardus isolate mb chromosome 7, YSFRI_Pleo_2.0, whole genome shotgun sequence genome window below encodes:
- the etfb gene encoding electron transfer flavoprotein subunit beta — MSGRVLVGVKRVIDYAVKIRVKPDNTSVVTDGVKHSMNPFCEIAVEEAVKMKEKKLIKEVVAVSCGPQQAQETIRTALAMGADRGIHVEVTGKDYETLGPLQVSKIMAALAKKEDAQLVILGKQAIDDDCNQTGQMTAALLDWPQGTFASEVSLEGDKLKVVREIDGGLETIKINTPAVVTADLRLNTPRYATLPNIMKAKKKKIANVKPADLGVDITSRLEVLRVDEPPQRQAGVKVETVEDLVGKLKETGRV; from the exons ATGTCTGGTCGTGTCCTCGTCGGAGTTAAGCGTGTCATTGACTACGCTGTTAAG ATTCGTGTGAAGCCAGACAACACTAGCGTGGTGACGGATGGTGTAAAGCACTCAATGAACCCCTTCTGTGAGATCGCAGTGGAGGAGGCGGTCAAGATGAAGGAGAAGAAGCTCATTAAGGAGGTTGTGGCTGTCAGCTGCGGGCCACAGCAGGCACAG GAAACCATCCGTACTGCCCTTGCCATGGGAGCAGACAGAGGCATTCATGTGGAAGTGACTGGGAAGGACTATGAAACCCTGGGACCCCTGCAGGTCTCCAAGATCATGGCCGCTTTGGCCAAAAAGGAGGACGCTCAACTCGTCATCCTAGGCAAACAg GCCATCGATGATGACTGCAATCAGACCGGCCAGATGACAGCAGCCTTACTGGACTGGCCTCAG GGTACCTTTGCATCAGAGGTGTCACTGGAAGGCGACAAGCTTAAAGTGGTGAGAGAGATTGACGGTGGCCTGGAAACTATTAAAATCAACACACCAGCAGTGGTTACCGCAGACCTTCGACTAAACACCCCCAGATATGCCACACTGCCTAACATCATG AAagccaagaagaagaagatagCTAACGTGAAGCCTGCGGATTTAGGGGTGGACATCACGTCACGGTTGGAGGTGTTGAGAGTGGATGAACCCCCACAGAGACAGGCTGGAGTCAAGGTGGAGACAGTGGAAGACCTGGTGGGCAAGCTGAAGGAGACGGGGAGGGTATAG